A part of Acidobacteriota bacterium genomic DNA contains:
- a CDS encoding HlyD family efflux transporter periplasmic adaptor subunit, whose product MRWGEARIALAALLLTACVGSPPAEEHDHSHESWSVTALGERFEVFPEIDALAAGHTAMAHTHVTRLADFAPLLRGTVEIVLVDGSGEQIFRADQPAAPGVFDIEVTPQRAGEADLLFRIDDGNGVEEIPGGGLRVGTADHAEGLLKVRSLPVGSDGGEPVSFLKEQQWQGGFAAAWVREGRLARSVAGVASFRPPAGGESTITAQVDGVVQPPAGARSWPFVGRRVERNDALFRVVPLVASERSLATLEGELEALATELESARSRSSRLRELLALEAVSEREVEEAGVRARMLEARHRAAERDLESARASREGGADSAGISPRAPFSGRIAAVTTTPGATVSAGEALARLVRTDVVWIEVALPPQDARRLMDAGLRGLVLDDPESG is encoded by the coding sequence ATGAGGTGGGGCGAAGCGCGGATTGCCTTGGCGGCGTTGTTGCTGACGGCCTGCGTTGGCTCGCCGCCCGCCGAAGAGCACGATCATTCCCACGAAAGCTGGTCGGTCACGGCTCTCGGGGAGCGGTTCGAGGTCTTCCCCGAGATCGACGCGCTGGCGGCAGGTCACACGGCGATGGCCCACACGCACGTCACGCGCCTGGCCGATTTCGCACCGCTGTTACGGGGAACGGTCGAGATCGTCCTTGTCGATGGGTCCGGCGAGCAGATCTTCCGCGCGGACCAGCCCGCCGCTCCTGGGGTCTTCGACATCGAGGTGACGCCCCAACGTGCCGGCGAGGCGGACCTGCTCTTCCGGATCGACGACGGGAACGGAGTCGAGGAGATCCCGGGAGGCGGGCTCCGCGTTGGCACGGCGGACCACGCGGAAGGCCTCCTGAAGGTACGGTCGCTCCCCGTTGGGTCCGACGGCGGCGAGCCCGTTTCCTTCCTGAAGGAACAACAGTGGCAGGGCGGCTTCGCGGCCGCCTGGGTGCGGGAGGGCCGCCTCGCCCGGAGCGTCGCCGGCGTCGCCTCCTTCCGCCCGCCGGCCGGCGGCGAGAGCACCATCACCGCGCAGGTGGACGGGGTCGTCCAGCCACCAGCGGGAGCCCGTTCCTGGCCGTTCGTCGGCCGCCGCGTCGAACGGAACGATGCCCTGTTCCGGGTGGTTCCGCTGGTCGCCTCCGAGCGGAGTCTGGCGACTCTGGAAGGCGAGCTCGAGGCGCTGGCGACGGAGCTGGAGAGCGCGCGGTCGCGCAGCTCCCGACTCCGGGAACTCCTGGCTCTCGAAGCGGTCAGCGAGCGGGAGGTCGAGGAGGCCGGGGTCCGCGCACGCATGCTCGAGGCGCGGCACCGGGCGGCGGAACGGGACCTCGAATCGGCACGTGCCTCGCGCGAAGGCGGAGCGGACAGCGCCGGCATCTCGCCGCGGGCGCCGTTCTCCGGCCGGATCGCCGCCGTGACCACGACGCCCGGGGCGACGGTCTCTGCCGGGGAAGCCCTCGCCCGCCTCGTGCGGACGGACGTCGTGTGGATCGAGGTCGCCCTGCCCCCGCAGGATGCGCGGCGGCTCATGGACGCGGGCCTGCGCGGTCTGGTGCTCGACGACCCGGAGAGCGGGC
- a CDS encoding TolC family protein, with protein MHRSILIGLFGGFFAVAGAAQDRPVVTEAEFLSVLDETHPAVRESAGVVGLAEARLLAARTLDNPVVEAVREDPDGPIGQTDVLVSWKMPDAARAPEIEAREGEIGAARRRLAYDLLGYRLAMREAYAGWAVADARRQRLTLQAERVGSLAQREAVRAERGEASGLEARRLGLAAATLRSRVALAAGASERARAEAAAWHPGLPANARPVLPELPAAPSLDGADIRVRAAEADLAAAELAQLATRPIVASPEVTVGWRRQDLTPGAVDGPIFGVAWSVPLFDRRQAARQSAGAGLEAARARLELAERESAAARNAASTNFARLAASLAEAREELGATERMLDSAEAAFRQGEAGLTDLLETHRSVTEAELAVLDLHEAALAAHRELERLAASREGGPGS; from the coding sequence ATGCATCGTTCCATCCTGATCGGCCTCTTTGGAGGCTTCTTCGCCGTCGCCGGAGCGGCACAGGACCGGCCTGTCGTCACCGAGGCTGAGTTCCTCTCGGTCCTCGACGAGACGCACCCCGCCGTTCGCGAGAGCGCCGGGGTCGTAGGGCTCGCCGAGGCCCGTCTGCTGGCGGCCCGGACACTCGACAATCCCGTCGTCGAGGCTGTGCGGGAGGATCCTGACGGTCCGATCGGCCAGACGGACGTTCTCGTTTCCTGGAAGATGCCGGACGCCGCCCGCGCCCCGGAGATCGAGGCCCGCGAAGGCGAGATCGGGGCTGCCCGTCGTCGCCTGGCGTACGACCTGCTGGGCTACCGCCTGGCGATGAGGGAGGCCTACGCTGGCTGGGCGGTGGCCGACGCGCGGCGGCAACGACTGACGCTCCAGGCCGAGCGGGTCGGGTCGCTTGCGCAACGCGAGGCCGTTCGCGCGGAGAGGGGGGAAGCGTCCGGACTCGAAGCCCGCCGGCTGGGTTTGGCCGCCGCTACGCTGCGGTCCCGCGTCGCGCTCGCCGCCGGGGCGAGCGAACGGGCTAGAGCCGAAGCGGCAGCCTGGCATCCCGGTTTGCCGGCGAACGCGCGGCCGGTTCTGCCCGAACTGCCGGCTGCGCCGTCGCTGGATGGTGCGGACATCCGCGTGCGTGCCGCGGAGGCGGACCTGGCGGCGGCCGAGCTGGCCCAGCTTGCGACCCGGCCGATCGTGGCCTCGCCGGAGGTCACAGTGGGCTGGCGCCGGCAGGATCTGACTCCCGGCGCCGTCGACGGGCCGATCTTCGGTGTCGCGTGGTCCGTTCCGCTCTTCGACCGGCGGCAAGCGGCGCGGCAGAGCGCCGGCGCCGGCCTGGAGGCCGCTCGGGCGCGGCTCGAACTCGCGGAGCGGGAGTCCGCGGCCGCGCGGAACGCGGCCAGCACGAACTTCGCACGACTCGCGGCCTCCCTCGCCGAGGCCCGCGAGGAACTCGGCGCCACGGAACGGATGCTGGACAGCGCGGAGGCAGCCTTTCGCCAGGGTGAGGCCGGGCTGACCGATCTGCTCGAGACACACCGCTCGGTGACCGAGGCGGAGCTGGCGGTGCTCGATCTGCACGAGGCGGCGCTGGCGGCGCACCGGGAGCTGGAACGGCTGGCGGCTAGCCGGGAGGGAGGGCCGGGGTCATGA